The DNA region AGGGGGCGCTGAACTGGGGGGCCCCCGTCCTGGAGTCCGAACTCACCCTGATCTCCGGGGGGCGGCTGTATTACCGGGGGCACGACGCGGTGCGCCTGGCAGAGGACCGAACGCTGGAGGAGGTCGCGGGCCTGCTCTGGACCGGAGAGTTGCGGGCCGTCACCCTGCCCCTGCGCGCCCAGTTCGCCCACCTGCCCCTGGTCCCGGAGGCGGGCCTGCTGGAGTCGTTCGCCCACGCGCTGACCCACGCCGGGGCGCGCGACCTCCACGCCAGCGACGCCCGGCCCGAAGCGCTGCCCGGCAACGCGGCGCGGGTGCTGTCCCTGCTCTTCGCGGTCACGGAGCGCGCCTGCGGAATTCCGGCCGCGCCGGACCTCGCCCTGCACGAACGCCTCGCCCGTGCCTGGGGGGTCGGGAACGGCCACGCCGACCTGCTGCGGCGCGCCCTGATCCTGACGGCCGACCACGAACTCAACCTCTCCAGCTTCACGGCCCGCTGTGTGGCGTCGAGCGGCGCGAGCCTCCACCACGCGGCGCTGGGGGCCCTGTGCGCTCTGCAAGGGGTCCGGCACGGGCTGAGTGTCGAGGTGTGCTCCGAACTGCTGGACCTCGCCGGGCGGCAGGGGGCGCGGCGTGCGCTCTCCGGCGTGATGCGCCGCTTCCACCGTCCGCCGGGGTTCGGGCACCTGCTCTACCCGGGGGGCGATCCTCGCGGCCGGGCCCTGCTCGACCACCTGGCCCTGACCGCTCCCGATCTGCCCGCCCTCCACGTCGCGCAGACCCTGTGCGAGGAGGTGCGGCGCGAACTGGGAGAACGCCCCAATGTCGACCTCGCCCTGGCGTTGGTGGTTCAGGTGCTGGGGGGCCCGGCGGAGCGGGGAGTGGCCCTGTTCGCGCTGGGCCGCACGGTGGGCTGGCTCGCGCACGGCATCGAGTCGGCGGCCCAGGGCCGCTTGATTCGTCCCAGGGCGAAGTACGTCGGGGCACTCCCGGGGCCGACCTGAGGGGTCCCCTCGCGGTGGAGCAGGACGTTCTGGATTTTGAAAGACTGCCCCGCCTCGTGGTCCGGCTTCTGGAGTTGGAGGCTTCTCTCTCAACCGGGTTCAGGATGTCCACGACAGCGATAATCAGAGCAGATGTGCTGGTGATCCGGCGTTCTCGCTCCGTTGACCCTCTCCCCCCGTGGGACTTGCAAAGCTGCGAAGCAGAGAGGGCGTTGCGAAGCAACGGGGGAGGGGGCGTGTGACCAGCCCGGCCGCTCCCCCAGGGTCAAGGAACGCCCCGTCCTCCGTGGAGAGACAAGCCGACCGAGGACGCACCCTGCTTGACGCCTCCCTACGTGGAGGAAGACACTTCCAGCATGTCCGGGAAGCCAGACACGCGAACCCGGATTCTGGATGTGGCGCAGGGGCTCGTTCAGGAGCGCGGGGACCACGCCGTCAGGTACAAGGATATCGGCGAGTGGCTGGGGCTGTGCAATGCCAGCATCCACCACCACTTTCCAGGCAAGACCGGCCTCGGGGCCTCCCTCGTCCGGCGGTACCGGGAGCGCCGGGAGCGCCTGCTGGAGAGCCTCGCCGCCCACCCTTCCGCCCGGCGCCTCGACCGCTACGTCGCGGCCTCCCGCGAGGTCGTCCACGAGGACGGACGTATCCGCCTGTGTACCGTCCTGGCCGCCGAGGACCGCAGCCTTCCCGAGGCTATTCGCGGCGAGGTGAGCATATTTTCCGACCTCAACGAGGACTGGCTCTCCCGCGTGCTTGAGGAGGGGCGCGGGCAAGGGGAGCTGCACTTTCCCGGCGACCCCCGCGAGACCGGCTCCACCTTCCTCGCCACCCTGGAGGGCGCCATGCTGCTCGCCCGCTCGTCGCGTGACCCCGGCCGCTTCGAGCACATCTGCCGCCGCAGCGTGGCCGCCCTGCGCGCCGCCTGACCCCCCGCCAAGGAGCCCGACATGACGCAGACCCCCCCCACCGACCTCGCCCGCAGGGCCCGCACCCTGCTCGACCTGCACACGGCCCCGGACATCCTCACGCTCGCCAACGTGTGGGACGTGGTGTCCGCCCAGGTCGTCGCGGCGACGGGCGCGCGGGCCCTCGCCACGGCCAGCCACTCCATCGCCTCCACCTTCGGCTACCCGGACGGGGAGAACATCCCGCTGGAATTGCACCTCGACATGGTGCGCCGCATCGTGCAGGCGGTGGACCTGCCCGTCTCCATGGATTTTGAGGCGGGTTACGGCAACCCCGGCGAGACGACACGGCGCGCCATCGAGATCGGCGTGGTCGGCGGCAACCTCGAAGACCAGATGAGGCCGCTGGACGAGGCGGTCACGGCGGTGGAGGCGGTCATGGCCGCCGGGCGCGAGGCGGGCATCGAGTTCGTCCTCAACGCCCGCACGGACGCTCTCGTGCGCGCGGACCCGGAGGCGCCACGCTCGCGGGTGATCGACGAGGCGATCCGCCGGGGGCGGGCCTTCCTCGACGCCGGGGCGCCGGTGGTCTTCGTGCCCCGGCTCGTCGCCCGCGACGAGATTCAGGCGGTCGTGGAGGCGCTGGGGCCGCGCAAGCTCACGGTGATCAGCGTGCCCGGCGCGAGCCTGCCCGCCCGGGAATTGCAGGACCTCGGGGTCGCGCGCGTCTCCACGGGTCCCTTCACCCAGCGTGTGGCCCTCACCGCCCTTCAGGACGCCGCCGCCGCCCTCCTCGCGGGGGGAACGCTGCCCGAGGGCACCCGGCCCCTCAACTGACCGGTCGGCGCCCCGCAAAGGCCCGCACGGCCCGTGCCCCGGGAGGCGTCCCCGGGGACGCCCGGCCAGACGTTGCTCGGGGGTCTCCGAACAGCTTCCCGTCCCCCTCCACCAGGGCACGCACCGCTTGTCCACAGGCAGGTCAACAAAGAGAACTTCCCTCTGGGAAGGGGTCTTCCTGGCGCGCCCGGAGATGTGAACTCCTGGTCCTCTGCTCCTCAGGACCGCACGACCAGGGAGAGGCCCTACACCTCGTCGTTCACCCGCACATACGGCAGGTTCCTTGCGGTTTTCGGGACGCTGGGAGAGGTCGAGGCAGAGCCGCAGGCGTGGGTGGTGGCGGCGCGCTTTCGGAAGCGGCGTGTCCCACCGGGCACCTTCGAGGAGCCGCCCGCACCGGTCGCTGCCCCAGTCGTCCTGGTCCCGAGGTCGAGGAACAGGCCGAGAGCGGCTTCAAGGCTGCGCTGTCGGTACAGCGTGCCGGGGACGGCGGGAAACGGGTCTGCCAGAAGGGAGGCGCGCTCCCCGCGCAGCTTGAGGTTCGACATCCCCTCTTCCTGGCGTCTGGAAGCGCGGTTCCGCTCCTTATTCGGGTGCGGCTCCTGAGATCATCCCCTCCGCCCTCACGGTTCGCGCGCTTCCTGGGCGCCCATCGCCTCCCCGATTCCCGCCGGGAGTTCCCCCGACACCCTTTCCAGCGTCCGGGCGGCGGCGGCACGGGCCATCTTCTCGAAGGCGGCGCCGCCCCAGCCCTCCGCCTGCGGGGTGTGGAGGTGCGCGCGGAAGTGAAACTGGAAGGCGACCACGCCCGCGCCGTCCACGCTGGCCTGCCCGGCGACCTCGACCCACGCCCGCTCCCCGCCGAGGGGCTGCGGCACGAGGGCCGCGCCGTCGGGGGTAACGCTCAGGAGGCTGCGAAAGGGCAGGTCCACCTCCCCGAGGACGGGCACGGGGACGACGAGTTCGCCCGTGACCCACTGCGCGCTTCCCACCAGGCCGCGCAGGAAGCGCACCTTTGACAGGGCCACCCCCGCGTCGCGCACGAAGGCGAGGGCCGCCTCCCGCCCCCCCGGGTGGGGGAGGGTGAACCGTTGCTCGGCCTCGATCAGCACCGGCGGATCAATCCACCCACTCGATCACCACGCGGTTTTCCTGAACGGCGGCCTGCAACTCGGTGTCCGCCACGCTGCGCAGCCTGGGCAGGTGCGCGAAGCGGGGGGTGGCCGAGGCGAAGCCCAGCCGCACGACCACGTCGTCGCTGAGTTCGTCCTTGCCGACCCGCCACACGAGCTGGGCCCCCAGCGTCTCCAGTTGCCGGGCGAGTTCGGCGGGCAACTCGGGCCGGGTCTCCTCCGGGGCGGGAGGGTCGGGGCGGGTCGGATCGCTCATGGGCGCATTGTACGTGCGGCCCCGCGTCCCACAAACGCGGTACAACGGGGGACATGACCCCCGCCACTCCCCCCTCCTGGCGCGAGATCGAAACCCGCGTCGGCCTCGACGCCCTCCCGGCCTTCCACCGCACCTTCCTCGCCTGGCGCGGGGTGGAGGGCACCGCCGAGATGCCCCTGCGCCGGGTCGGCCAGCGTGTCGAGGCCGAACTCAACCGCATGGTGCGGGAAGGGCAGGCGCAGAAGCAGGGAGACGACTGGACGCTCGTCCCGGGTACCCTCGACGGCTTCGAGGCGGCGCGGCCCTATCTGGACTGACCGGCTTCTAGCAGCGCCGCCAGCCCCCATGAGGCCACGTCCCGCACGCTGTAACTCAGGGAGGAGGTGAGTTCGGTCGCCTCGGGGTTCACCTCGATCACCACCGCGCCCGCGCCCCGCGCCTCCAACGCCAGACCCGCCGCCGGGTACACCACGCCGCTCGTGCCCACGATCAGGGCGACCTCGGCCTCCCGGAAGGCGTTGGTGGCCGCCTCCAGCGCGTCCTCGGGCAGGTACTCGCCGAACCACACGATGTTGGGCCGCATCCGCGAGCGGCAGACGGGGCAGCTCGGCGGCGGGGTGAAGTCCTCGGGGGCGGGCAGGGGCGCCACCGTGCCGCACACCTCGCAGCGGGCGGTGGTGAGGTTGCCGTGGAGTTCGACGAGCCGCCCACCGCCCGACCCGCTTCCCGCCCGGGCGTGCAGGCCGTCCACGTTCTGCGTCGCCAGGAAGAAGCCCCCGCCCTTCTGCCTCTCCAAGTCGGCCAGCAGGAGGTGCGCCGGGTTGGGCCGGGCGCGCGTCACGTCGGCGTAGCGGCCCGCGTACCACTGCCACACCGTCTCCGGGTCGCGGCGGTAGGCCCCCGGGCTGGCGAGGTCTTCCGGGCGGAAGCGCGCCCAGTGACCCGTCTGCGCGTCGCGGAAGGTGGGGATTCCGCTCTCGGCGCTCACGCCCGCGCCGGTCAGCACGGCCACCCGGCGGGCGGAGCGGAGGGCGGCGCGGGCCTCGGCGAGATTCATAAGGGAAAGGGTAACGTGTGGTCTCGTCGGAAAAACAGCGTCCTCCCAGGAGGTAAGGCTGGAGAAAGATTGCTGTCTTTCTGTTCTACACTATTCCTGTGCAAACGACCCTCCGGCTGAATGACGATCTGCACCGCCGCGCCAAGATGGAGGCTGCCAGGCGGGGAATTACCCTCACGCAGCTTGTAGAGGAGGGGCTGCGGGCACAGCTTGAGGCGGGCGCGGCGGCGTCCCGCCCACCCGTCGTTCTGCCCACTTTCGATTCGGGTCTCTCCTTCAACTTCACGCCGGAGGAGATCAAGGCGATGATGAACGACGACAGCGAACAGCTCGCCAGGCTCGGTTTGACTCCCGAAGCGGCGAACCCCAGGAAATGAGCTATTTGCTCGACGCCAACCTGCTGCTCAACGCCTTTCGACAGGACACCCCGGCCCACGTGGCGAGTTACGGGTGGCTTACGCGCACCCTTCAGGAGGGCGAGCCCGTATGGACGACCAGCGTCAACGAGCTTGCCCTCCTGCGGATCGCCACCCTCCCCGCCCTGGGCCCCCTGGCGGCCTCACCGGAGCGTGTCTTCGAGTTCCTCGCCGCCCTGCACGCCCAGCCCAACTACCGCCACCTCGAACTGGGCAAGGCGGGCCTGAACCGCTGGCGTGAACTCACACTCAGCCTGAATCTGCGTGGCAACGACCTGAACGACGCCTACCTCGCCGCGCTGGCCCTGGAGCACCGGCTGACGCTGGTCACGGCGGACGCGGGCTTCGCTCGCTTCCCGGGGCTGCGGGTTCTGACACCGACCTGAAGGAGCCGGAGCTGTACCTCGGCGAGGGGAGGCACCGGCCCAAGAGGTTTTGCTGCCTCCCTCACGCTTGCCTGCTCGGCCGTCGTCCAGTCGCTTCGACCCTGGGAAACACGCCCTCCAGGAAGCGCCGGGACCCCTACGGCAGGCCGAGTTCCTGCACCTTGCCCCCCAGCCAGCTCATGGCTTCGCTGCCGGGCAGTTGAATCTCGTTGTGCCCCTCGTCGTAGGAGAGGAAGGTGCTGATACCCGCCCGGCTCCCGTCCGGGCGCACGTTGTTCACCGTGTCGAACAACAGGTTGGTGCTGCCGTCGGTGCTCGCGGGCTGGTCCACCGCGCGCTGGCTCTGGATTTCGAGGTTGTAGCGCACGTTCCTGAGGGCCACGTCCTTGTGGTCGTAGCGGGTCAGCCCGCCCGCGTCCACCTGGGCGCAGGATTTGGAGATGTCCTCGGGCCAGGGGTTGCCGCCGCGCTCGGCGTAGTACGCCTGGATGAAGGGCCGGTGGTCGTCCTCCCAGGCGAGGCAGATGCCGTCGAGGTCGATCAGGTAGTCGAAGGTGACGCCCTGGTACACCCGCGCGAGGTTGTGGGTCCAGTTGGTGCCGTGCGAGTGCCCCACGAGCACCAGGCGGGTGGGATTCTTGCGGCCCTGCACCCAGTTCGCCAGGACGGAGCGTAGCTGCGCCTCCATGTCGAGGAAGCCCGCCTCCTGCTTGCCCGACAGGTTGGAGAAGTGGGTGCGCAGGTGCGCCGAGTAGGCGTAGGTTTTGACGCTCCTGCCCAGCCCCGCGAACATCTTGCCGAGGGCGGCGACGGTGCCCTGCGGCTCCAGGTAGTTCCAATTGTCGTTCGGCGCGTCGTCGCACGTCGCCCCGCAACGGCCGGACACCACGAAGATGGCGACGTCGGGGCTCCCCTGGGGACGGGGCGTCAGGGCGGCCTGCGCGGACACGGCAGGACCGGCGGCCTGGGGCGTGGGGACGGTGCCACAGGCACTCAGGGCACACAGCGTGAGGGCGGAAACGAGCAGGGCTTTGGGCATGGGCGGACCTCCTGGCAGGTGGCGTGGCGTGAAAGTGGCTTGCCCACACCGTACGCGCCGCCCCTCAAAAAACGCGCAAATCGGGGAGACCGCCGGGCAGCACCTGCCGCTCGCCCCCAACCGCGTGTCACCCCGGCGTGTCGTTCGGGGCTGCACGTCAGCCCGGGAACTCCAGGTACTCCGGCGGCACCACCTCCACCAGCCACACCCCGTTCTCGGAGAGGTAGAAGACGTGTCCAGCCGCGTGCATGTCTCCGGCCCGCGTGGTGAGCACGACCGGCTTTCCGCGCCGCGCCCCCACCCGCCGCGCCGTCTCCGGGTCGGGCGAGAGGTGGACGTGGTGGCGGGACATCCGCCGCAATCCCTCGCGGCGGATGGCGGGCAGGGCCCCCGGGTGGGTGCCGTGGTACAGGAGGGCGGGCGGAACGGCGGGGGAGAGGTCCAGGTCCACCGGGACGCTGTGACCCTGGTTCGCCCGGATGCGCCCCCCCTCCAGGGTGAAGCGCCGCTTGTTGTTCGTCGCCACCACCCGCTCCAGTTGCTCGCGGGGGACGCGCAGGTGACGCAGCACGGCCTGAACGGGAGCCCAGCCGCCGGGTTCGAGCGTGACGCCCAGGTCCCCGGGTGCGTGCCGCAACAGGTAGGAGAGGCGGCGGGAGACTTGCTCGTCGTTCATGCGGCCATTGTCGGTCGGCGTGACCTCCCCGACATGGGTGCGGTGGCCTGGCGCGTCTGCGCGGGAGAAGGAACCCCTTGACCCTGCCCCTGGGGCAGCCCCTGGACTGGCCGTACCTCCGGAGGCTGCATGACGGACACGAAAACGCACTTTCTCACCACCGGCGCGTTCTCGCGCGCCTCACACCTCAGCCGGGGGGCGCTGCGGCTGGACGACGAACTCGGGTAGAGGGTCGAGGAGGCCAGCGGCTACCGCCATTACACCCCCGAGCAGGTGGAGACGGCCCGCCTCATCGCCCCGCTGCGCGTGATCGAGATGCCCCTGGCCGACAGCCTGAGTGAAACCCCTACCCTGGGGACATGAGCTACGCCGACTTCCTGGGCATGACCGTGCGCGAGGCGACCCCTGGGCGCACGGTCGTCTCCTTGAGGATCACGCCAGACGGCCTGAACATGCACGGCACCGCGCACGGCGGCCTGCTCTTCAGCCTCGCCGACGAGGCCTTCGCCGTCATCAGCAACCTGGAGGCGCGGGCCGTCGCCGTCGAGACCCACCTCAGCTTCTTCCGCCCGGCCCGTGAGGGAGACGAACTCATTGCGGTCGCCACCCCCGAGCGGGTGGGCCGCACCCTCGCCACCTACCGGGTCGAGGTCCGGCGCGGCGGGGAAGGAGAGGTGCTGGCGCTCTTCCTGGGCACGGTCGCTCGGCGAGAGCCTTCGCGTCCTTCGGAATAACCCCGACCACACCCTTCCTTTTTATGTTATGTTATTTACGTAAGGAGGCAGGATGCTGCATATCGAATTCATCACCGACCTGGGCGCGCGGGTGACCGTGGACGTGGAGAGCGAAGGAAAGCTGCTGGACGTGCAACGCCAGTACGGGAGGCTGGGTTGGACGAGCGGCGACGTGCCGACCGGGGGCTACCAGTTCCCGCTGGAGAACGAGCCGGACTTCGACTGGTCGCTGATCGGCGCCCGCAAGTGGACGAACCCCGAGGGCGAGGAGATGATCCTGCACAAGGGGCATGCCTACCGCCGCCGTGAGCTGGAGGCCGTGGACAGCCGCAAGCTGAAGCTCCCCGCCGCCGTGAAGTACAGCCGGGGCGCCAAGAACACCGACCCCGACCACGTCCGCGAGAAGGCCGACGGCGAGTTCGAGTACGTCACCCTGGCGATCTTCCGGGGCGGCCGCCGTCAGGAACGCTACGCCATCCCCGGCGGCGCGGGCGCAGGTCGTGCCCCTGCCGCGAACGCCTCCCGCCCGGCCCCGGCCCGTCCTCAGGCGGCGCCCACCCGTACGGCGACGGTGCCGCGCGTGGAGGACGAGGAGACGCCGTTCTGAAGGGTTAGTGGTCAGTGGGAAGTGGTGAGTGGTCGGGGGTCTTTCCTACTGACCACTCACCACTTCCCACTTCCTGCCCTTCAAGTACCCCCCGCACGTCGGCGGGCCGCCAGCCCTCAGGCTTGAGCTGCTTGCCGTCGGCTCGTCTGGGACCGCCCGCCTTGCTCAGGTTGGCGCGGTGGACCTCGGCGAAGACGGGGTCGGCGTCGATGCCCAGGGCGTCCAGCGCCCCGTAGGTGACGTACAGCAGGTCGGCGAGTTCGTGCGCGAGCGGCGCGAGGTCGGCGGGCGGGACGGTCTCGCCCTCACGCAGACGAGCCTCCAGCACGCGGAACTCCTCCTCGACCTCCGCCACCTCCTCGCGGATCAGGGTGCGGCGCAGGGCGAGCAGGTCCGCATTCGGCACGCTGGGCCGCTCGGGGGAGACGAAGCCCAGGGCGCGGTGGAACTCGCGCAGGCGGGCGGCGTTGGACGTGGGCGTCATGGGAAGGATGCTATCCGCGAGCGGCCTCCCGGGGAAACGAGAACGAGTGAGCCAGTCAAACGGCTCACTCGTTTCTGTCCGGTGCGGGTGATGGGACTCGAACCCACCCGTGGCCTGCTGTCTGCCCGCTCGCGCGCCCGTTTGAATGGAGGTGGGCGTCTCCCTCCGGCCCCTCACACCCGCCGGGCGGTGAGTTTTTCTTGGCCGAGCGAAGTATCCCCCGGACGTGTCAGGGATTGATGCGCCCGCGTTAAGGTCAGCCTTTAGACACGGCCCTGGCTTCGGCGGCATCTGTGGTTCCCCGGGCACGCGGCGGAAGTTCCAGCACCCGGTAGCCGTAGGCGTTCACGACCCGCGCCCCGGTCCCGGGGTCGGTGTACTCCTCGCGGCGGCCCTCGTACTCGTGGATGTGCCCGTGGACGACGAGGCGGGGGTGGTGCCGGGCGATGAACTCCGAGATCTCGGGGCAGCCCCGGTGCGCGTAGTCGCTCCCCGCGTGCGGCCCGAGGGGCGGGGCGTGGGTGAGCAGCACGTCTACCCCCCCCCGGGCCTGCCAGCCCACCCGCGCCAGCCCCCAGCGCGCCTGGAGGGGGGTGTACTGCCCCTCGCCGTCCCTGCGGTAGCGCGGCACGCCGCCCCAGCCCGCGATCCTGAGGCCCGCCGCCCGCACGACCCGCCCGTGGGCCGAGATGACCCCGCGCGGGGGCACCCGCCCCTCCCCCTCGGTCACGTACTCGTTGGCGTGGTTGCCGTGCACGTACACGATGGGCACCGGGAGTTTGCTCGCCAGGAACTCCAGGTAGGAGCCCGGCAGGTCCCCCGCCGCGAGGACCAGATCGACCTCGGGCGCCCCCCTCGGAAAGCCCTCCCGGTAGATGAAGGGATGGGTGTGGTCGGCGACGAGCAGCAGCCGCGTGGGCCGATCTGGGAGGGGGAAGGCGGCAGGGTCGGTCATAGGAAGGTGGTCCGCGTCCGGCGGAGGACCGCAGACCAGGGCCAGGCGGGGCTGGGAGAGGCGAGTCTACCGCCTTTCCCGCCGCGAACTGTGCCGGGAAATTCGTCACGAAGGACTGTGCTGCCCGGGGAGCTTACCCTGCCTCCATGCCGACCGCGCCGCTCCCCACCCCCCGCCTGTGGCTCCTGCCCCTCACCCGCGCGGTGGTGGAGACGCGGCTGAGGCGTGAAACCTTCCAGCTTCCCTTCGACCTGGGCGGTCACCCGGTCCCGGTCCACTTCGCGCCCGCGTGGCCCGGCGACCTGCTGCCCGTCTTCCCGCTGTTCCTGGCCGACTTCCACTTCGGGGGAACGGACGAGTTGCCCGGCTCGTGGATCATCGTGGAGCGCACGTCCCACATCGCCGTGGGCACGGTCGGCACCAAGGGCGACCCGGACGCGGCAGGTCTGGTCGAGATCGGCTACGGCCTGACCCCGGAGGCGCGGGGCAGGGGCCTCATGACCGAGGCGGGGCGGACCTTCCTGCCGTGGCTCCTCGCCCGGCCCGACGTGCGCGGGGTCACCGCCCAGACCGCCCGGGGCAACCGTGCGAGCGAACGGGTCCTCGAAGGGCTCGGCTTCGCTCGCACGGGAGAAGGGTGGAGCGTGGAGGACGGGCCGCTCACGGTCTGGACCTGTGTGGGCTGAGTGGCCCCCGCCTCATGAATATGCAGCCGAGGACGAGGCGGGCCGCTTCCCGTCCGAGGGCGCAAAAATAATGTTGCAGCGCTGAGGCATACGTACGGTCGGGCTTTACCCTGACCCCATGAACGTCTCGATTCTGGGAATTCCGATGGACCTGGGCGCCGGGCGGCGCGGGGTGGACATGGGCGCCTCGGCGCTGCGCAACGCGCACCTGGCGGGGAGGCTGCGGGGGCTCGGGCACACCGTCACCGACCTCGGGGACGTGCCCGTGGCCCTGCCCGAAACCCTCGACAAACACACGAACGCCGGGCTCGTCTTCCTGGAGCCGATCCTGGACGCCTGCCGCGCCACGGTGGAAAGGATCGCAGAACTGCCGGAGGACGCCTTTCCGATTACCCTGGGCGGCGACCACTCGATCAGCATGGGCACGGTGACGGGCAACGCGCTGCGCGGCGGGGGAACGGGCCAGCGCACCGGCGTGATCTGGGTGGACGCCCACACCGACTACAACACGCCGCAGACGAGCCCCAGCGGCAACATCCACGGGATGCCCCTCGCGCACCTCACGGGCCTGGGTGATCCCCGACTCGCCGGGCTGGGCGGCGGCTGGCACGTCTGCCCGCAGGACATCGTGATGATCGGTATCCGCAGTGTGGACGCCCGCGAGCGCGAGTTATTGCGGGGGGCGGGCATCAAGGCCTACACGATGAAGGACGTGGACCAGCTCGGTATCACCCGCGTCACCGAGGAAACCCTCGAACGCCTCTCCGGCGTTTCCCGCCTCCACGTCTCCTTCGACGCCGACGCCCTCGACCCCGGCGTGGCCCCCGGCGTCGGCACCCCCGTTCCTGGCGGCCTGACCTACCGCGAGGGTCACCTCCTGATGGAACTCCTCAGCGAGTCGGGCCGCGTCACCAGCCTCGACATCGTGGAGGTCAACCCGGTGCTTGACACCCGCAATCAGACGGCGGAGCTGATGGTGGGCATGGCGGCGAGCCTGCTGGGGCAGCGGATTCTGTGAGAGGGGCGCGGAAGGTCGAAGGCAGAAGGCAAAGGCACTCGTT from Deinococcus aetherius includes:
- a CDS encoding citrate synthase family protein; its protein translation is MSPSLSAAEATERLGVSRATLYAYVSRGLIRSEPAGGKTRERRYRAEDVDALVRRKEERRDPGKTAQGALNWGAPVLESELTLISGGRLYYRGHDAVRLAEDRTLEEVAGLLWTGELRAVTLPLRAQFAHLPLVPEAGLLESFAHALTHAGARDLHASDARPEALPGNAARVLSLLFAVTERACGIPAAPDLALHERLARAWGVGNGHADLLRRALILTADHELNLSSFTARCVASSGASLHHAALGALCALQGVRHGLSVEVCSELLDLAGRQGARRALSGVMRRFHRPPGFGHLLYPGGDPRGRALLDHLALTAPDLPALHVAQTLCEEVRRELGERPNVDLALALVVQVLGGPAERGVALFALGRTVGWLAHGIESAAQGRLIRPRAKYVGALPGPT
- a CDS encoding TetR/AcrR family transcriptional regulator, which encodes MSGKPDTRTRILDVAQGLVQERGDHAVRYKDIGEWLGLCNASIHHHFPGKTGLGASLVRRYRERRERLLESLAAHPSARRLDRYVAASREVVHEDGRIRLCTVLAAEDRSLPEAIRGEVSIFSDLNEDWLSRVLEEGRGQGELHFPGDPRETGSTFLATLEGAMLLARSSRDPGRFEHICRRSVAALRAA
- a CDS encoding isocitrate lyase/PEP mutase family protein — encoded protein: MTQTPPTDLARRARTLLDLHTAPDILTLANVWDVVSAQVVAATGARALATASHSIASTFGYPDGENIPLELHLDMVRRIVQAVDLPVSMDFEAGYGNPGETTRRAIEIGVVGGNLEDQMRPLDEAVTAVEAVMAAGREAGIEFVLNARTDALVRADPEAPRSRVIDEAIRRGRAFLDAGAPVVFVPRLVARDEIQAVVEALGPRKLTVISVPGASLPARELQDLGVARVSTGPFTQRVALTALQDAAAALLAGGTLPEGTRPLN
- a CDS encoding DUF3809 domain-containing protein, yielding MLIEAEQRFTLPHPGGREAALAFVRDAGVALSKVRFLRGLVGSAQWVTGELVVPVPVLGEVDLPFRSLLSVTPDGAALVPQPLGGERAWVEVAGQASVDGAGVVAFQFHFRAHLHTPQAEGWGGAAFEKMARAAAARTLERVSGELPAGIGEAMGAQEAREP
- a CDS encoding DUF3248 domain-containing protein, whose product is MSDPTRPDPPAPEETRPELPAELARQLETLGAQLVWRVGKDELSDDVVVRLGFASATPRFAHLPRLRSVADTELQAAVQENRVVIEWVD
- a CDS encoding SIR2 family NAD-dependent protein deacylase: MNLAEARAALRSARRVAVLTGAGVSAESGIPTFRDAQTGHWARFRPEDLASPGAYRRDPETVWQWYAGRYADVTRARPNPAHLLLADLERQKGGGFFLATQNVDGLHARAGSGSGGGRLVELHGNLTTARCEVCGTVAPLPAPEDFTPPPSCPVCRSRMRPNIVWFGEYLPEDALEAATNAFREAEVALIVGTSGVVYPAAGLALEARGAGAVVIEVNPEATELTSSLSYSVRDVASWGLAALLEAGQSR
- a CDS encoding type II toxin-antitoxin system HicB family antitoxin, which translates into the protein MQTTLRLNDDLHRRAKMEAARRGITLTQLVEEGLRAQLEAGAAASRPPVVLPTFDSGLSFNFTPEEIKAMMNDDSEQLARLGLTPEAANPRK
- a CDS encoding TA system VapC family ribonuclease toxin, encoding MSYLLDANLLLNAFRQDTPAHVASYGWLTRTLQEGEPVWTTSVNELALLRIATLPALGPLAASPERVFEFLAALHAQPNYRHLELGKAGLNRWRELTLSLNLRGNDLNDAYLAALALEHRLTLVTADAGFARFPGLRVLTPT
- a CDS encoding RNA 2'-phosphotransferase, whose protein sequence is MNDEQVSRRLSYLLRHAPGDLGVTLEPGGWAPVQAVLRHLRVPREQLERVVATNNKRRFTLEGGRIRANQGHSVPVDLDLSPAVPPALLYHGTHPGALPAIRREGLRRMSRHHVHLSPDPETARRVGARRGKPVVLTTRAGDMHAAGHVFYLSENGVWLVEVVPPEYLEFPG
- the paaI gene encoding hydroxyphenylacetyl-CoA thioesterase PaaI; this translates as MSYADFLGMTVREATPGRTVVSLRITPDGLNMHGTAHGGLLFSLADEAFAVISNLEARAVAVETHLSFFRPAREGDELIAVATPERVGRTLATYRVEVRRGGEGEVLALFLGTVARREPSRPSE
- a CDS encoding single-stranded DNA-binding protein, with the translated sequence MLHIEFITDLGARVTVDVESEGKLLDVQRQYGRLGWTSGDVPTGGYQFPLENEPDFDWSLIGARKWTNPEGEEMILHKGHAYRRRELEAVDSRKLKLPAAVKYSRGAKNTDPDHVREKADGEFEYVTLAIFRGGRRQERYAIPGGAGAGRAPAANASRPAPARPQAAPTRTATVPRVEDEETPF
- a CDS encoding pyrophosphohydrolase domain-containing protein, yielding MTPTSNAARLREFHRALGFVSPERPSVPNADLLALRRTLIREEVAEVEEEFRVLEARLREGETVPPADLAPLAHELADLLYVTYGALDALGIDADPVFAEVHRANLSKAGGPRRADGKQLKPEGWRPADVRGVLEGQEVGSGEWSVGKTPDHSPLPTDH
- a CDS encoding metallophosphoesterase family protein; protein product: MTDPAAFPLPDRPTRLLLVADHTHPFIYREGFPRGAPEVDLVLAAGDLPGSYLEFLASKLPVPIVYVHGNHANEYVTEGEGRVPPRGVISAHGRVVRAAGLRIAGWGGVPRYRRDGEGQYTPLQARWGLARVGWQARGGVDVLLTHAPPLGPHAGSDYAHRGCPEISEFIARHHPRLVVHGHIHEYEGRREEYTDPGTGARVVNAYGYRVLELPPRARGTTDAAEARAVSKG
- a CDS encoding GNAT family N-acetyltransferase; the protein is MPTAPLPTPRLWLLPLTRAVVETRLRRETFQLPFDLGGHPVPVHFAPAWPGDLLPVFPLFLADFHFGGTDELPGSWIIVERTSHIAVGTVGTKGDPDAAGLVEIGYGLTPEARGRGLMTEAGRTFLPWLLARPDVRGVTAQTARGNRASERVLEGLGFARTGEGWSVEDGPLTVWTCVG